The stretch of DNA AAAAGCCGCTCCAGCCCGAAATGCGTCTCATGTGCCGCGATCTGAAACACGCTGTCGGCAGAGGTATAGCAGATGGGCTGCCCGCTTCGCACATGCTCGGCCCCCAAATCGGCAATGATGCGCGTGCCCGACGCATGGCAATTGCCCAGTATCCCGTCTGTGCCCGCCGCAGCACATACCGCCTCAACCACATGATCGGGAAAGGCAGGCACCGCATCCGGAAAGTAATGCCACTCCCAAGGCACCGGCACACCGGCCAGTTCCCAATGGCCCGAAGGGGTATCCTTGCCCCGCGACACCTCGGTCGCCGCACCCCATGGGCCTTGCGTCACTTGCTCACCATTGGCCCGGGCCATCGCATCGAACACTCCCAGCGCCGCCAGATGCGGCAGGGCCAACGGCCCACTGCGCCCGTCCTCGGCCTCACCTGCGGCACAGGCCTCCGCAATATGCCCCAGCGTGTTGGCGCCCGTATCCGGCATATCGCCGTTGAAATAGTCGCCCGCATCCGGCGCGCCGCCAATCCCGACGGAATCCATGACGACAAGGAACGCGCGCGCCATCAGCCGACCCGCTCGGCAATCAGCTCCGGCACCGCCGGGGCCTGCGCGCCAACGGTGATGGCGGCCCGCACCGCAGCCTCTGCCCGGTCCGCATCGGCAAACCGCGCCGCGTGGACAACACACAGCGGCTGCCCCTTCGCTACCTTGGTCCCCAGACGCAGAACATCCGACAGGCCAACAGCGGGGTTGATCACGTCGCTCTCAACCTTGCGACCGCCCCCCAGATCCACAACAGCCAGCCCCAACGCCTCGCCATCAATCGCGCTCACATAGCCCGGCCCCCGCGCGGTGATCTCGCGAATGACGGTGGCCTCGGGCAAAAAGCGCGACCAGTTCTCGGTGAACTGCATTGGCCCGCCCATGGCCGTGATCATCATGCCAAACCGCTCTGCCGCACGCCCGTCGGCGATGGCGGCGACGATGGCGTCAGCCCCGCTTTGCACATCCTTCGCCAAACCACCATTCGCCAACAGTACGCCGCCCAGGGCGGCGGAAATCTCGACAAGTGGCCCTTGCACGGTCCCGCTCAGCACCCGCATCACCTCGGCCACCTCCAGCGCGTTGCCCAAGGCAGGGGCCAGCGGCTGCGACATGTCGGTGATCAGGGCGGTGGTCTTGCACCCGGCGGCGTTTGCCGTCTTGACCAGCGCATCGGCCAGCGCGCGGGCATCGCTGGCATCCTTCATGAATGCGCCAGAGCCGACCTTCACATCCAGCACCAGACCATCCAGACCCGCGGCAAGCTTCTTCGACAGGATCGAGGCCGTGATCAGGTCCATGCTCTCGACCGTCGCCGTGACGTCCCGGATCGCATAAAGCCGCTTGTCCGCAGGGGCCACCGTCGCCGTAGCACCGACAATGGCGCAGCCCGCCCGCGCCATCACATCCCTCAGCCGCCGTTCGCTCAACTGCGTCGACACGCCCGGAATGGCATCCAGCTTGTCCAGCGTACCGCCAGTATGGCCGAGCCCCCGTCCCGAAATCATCGGAACATAGGCACCACATGCCGCAAGGGCAGGGGCCAGAACAAGGCTCACGCAATCGCCCACACCGCCTGTTGAATGCTTGTCCAGCACCGGGCCATCCACATCCCAGTCCAGTACCTGACCGCTGTCGCGCATGGCGATGGTCAGGGCCACCCGGCCCACATCACCCAATCCGTTCAGGCACACCGCCATGGCAAAGGCGCCCGCCTGTGCATCCGTCACCGACCCGTCGGCCAATCCTTGGGCAAACCACGCCAACTCGTCCCGCGACGGCGTCTGACGCTGGCGCAGCTTGGCAATAATCGACCGCGCGTCGCTCATTTGTCGCCGTCCATATGGGCCGCGCCAAACGCACCGGGCAGCAATTCGGCCAGCGTCATCACCTGCTCGATGCCCCCGGTCGTGGCCATGGTCACGCGCACATCACCAGCGCCAAACTCGGCCAGCTTCTGACGACACCCACCGCATGGGGTCACCGGCATCGGACTGCCCGCCACGACATAGGCTTCCATGATCCGTCCTTGCCCCGCCGCAACCATCGCCGCAATGGCACCCGCTTCGGCACAGGTCCCCTCCGGGTAGGCCACGTTTTCCACATTGCAGCCCACAAACACGGTGCCGTCACCCGCGCGCAGCGCGGCCCCCACCTTGAAATTCGAATAGGGCGCGTGCGCGTTGTCCCGCACCTTCAGCGCCGCCGCTTTCAACTCGTCCATACTGACCCTCTTGTCCGGACCCCGACCCTAGCCAAAGGGCGTTTCCTTGGCCACTGCATAAACAGTTTGGCTAAGGCAGTTCGGTTGTAAACACGCCGGGCAGGGACACCTCCAACACCTCAATATCCTCCGACAGATCCGCATAGCGCGTCGCCATCCCCGGCGGCACCACAAACGCATCCCCCGCCCCGAGCGAAAACGGCGTCCGCCCCTGGCCCTCAAGCGTCATCGACCCCTCCATCACAAAGGTGAACAGGATGTCACTGTCATGCACGGCCCAGGCCGTATCACCCGCGCTCCGGCGCGCCACGGTCACGCCAGCCACCCCCTGCGTGCCCTCCGCAATCCCGGTATCGCGTGCCTCAAACCCCGGCAGGCGAAAGGGCCCCCAAACGGCCCCATCCACCCTGTGATGGACAAAGCGCTGCCCCTGAAATCGCCGCCCGGGCCGCGCCGGGCCATTGGGCAGCTCCATCTCGTGATCAATGGTGGTTACATGCTCCGCAGGCACCCCAATCTCGATCACCTCGATATTGTCGCTGGCGTAAAGCACCCGGTGCCGGATCTCGGGCGGTTGGATCACGCAACACCCGGCCTCCAGCCGAAACGGCTCCCCCTGATCCTCATAGACCAGATCGACCCACCCCTTGTAGCAAAAGATCAATTGAAACCCGACCGTATGGTAATGCACCATGTCAGGCACGGGGCCGCCATCCGGAATGCGAATGTGGCTCGCGATAATGGACCCACCCAATCGGTCCGGGATCAGATCCCGGTAATGCATGCCCGCCCGGCCAATGACCCATGGCGCCTGATCGGCAAGCCGCCGCACGACAAAACTGTGCACAGTCTCAGGCATCAGCAAAGGCGGATTCAACACGTCAATTTCAACCCGCGTGCCATTCGGCGCGACCAGATCGCGCGCTCCATCCGCAAACCCGTCCGGATCGTCGGTCAATATACGCAACATGCCGGGTGGCTCACTGGCCCCGGCCTCGATCCGTATCCGCAAACCATGGCCGGAAAACACCGCAACAGACGGATCATCCGCAGGATAGATCATATCCATCCGCATCCCCAACACGTTGGTAAAAAACGGAATGTCGTCGCGCAACGCCTGCGTCGGCAACCGTATCTCTGCGCGAACCTCAGCCATCCCAATCCCCTTCATTTCGCCAAATAAACCGCGGGGGCGTTGCGAATGCAACGGGGGCTGGCCCCCCAAAAAATATCGTGCGCGCAGCGCTCATTAGGATCACGCTTGAACAATATGACCAAACGTCAATTGGCGGCTCTTGAAAAATAGTTTAACGCTAAACCAAATCCGAACACCCGAGGGGATTCCATGTCCGACACACCGAACCTGCGCGACGCCGCACTCGCCTACCACGAATTCCCCAAGCCCGGAAAACTCGAAATCCGCGCGACCAAACCCATGGCCAACGGGCGCGACCTCGCGCGCGCCTATTCCCCCGGCGTGGCCGAGGCGTGCCTTGAGATCAAGGACGACCCCGCAAACGCCGCCCGCTACACCGCACGCGGCAACCTCGTGGCCGTCGTCTCCAACGGCTCCGCCGTGCTGGGCCTGGGCAATATCGGCGCGCTCGCATCAAAACCGGTGATGGAGGGCAAAGCGGTCCTTTTCAAGAAATTCGCCTCCATCGACTGCTTCGACATTGAGGTGAACGAAAGCGACCCTGAAAAACTGGCCGACATCGTCTGCGCGCTCGAACCCACCTTCGGCGCCATCAACCTCGAAGATATCAAGGCCCCCGACTGCTTCATCGTCGAAAGGCTCTGCCGCGAACGCATGAACATCCCCGTGTTCCACGACGACCAGCACGGCACCGCCATCGTGGTGGGGGCCGCGGCCAAGAACGCCCTGCACGTGGCAGGCAAAACCTTCGAAGACATCAAGATCGTCAGCACCGGCGGCGGCGCGGCAGGCATCGCCTGCCTCAACATGCTCCTGAAGCTCGGCGTGAAACGCGAAAACATCTGGCTCTGTGACATCCACGGCCTCGTCTACGAAGGACGCGCCGAAGACATGAACCCGGCCAAGGCTGCCTTCGCCCAGCCCACCGACAAACGCACGCTGGACGACGTGATCGACGACGCCGACCTCTTTCTTGGCCTCTCCGGCCCCGGCGTGCTGAAACCCGAACATGTCGCCAGGATGACCAAGCAGCCCATCATCTTCGCGCTCGCCAACCCCAATCCCGAAATCCTGCCAGACGACGCGCGCAGCGTTGCGCCCGACGCGATCATCGCAACGGGTCGCAGCGATTTCCCGAACCAGGTCAACAACGTCCTGTGCTTCCCCTTCATCTTCCGCGGCGCGCTCGACGTCGGTGCCACGACGATCAACGACGAGATGCAATTGGCCTGCATCGACGGCATCGCGGCCCTCGCCCGCGCCACAACCAGCGCCGAAGCCGCCGCCGCCTATCAGGGCGAACAGCTCACGTTTGGCGCCGACTACCTGATCCCCAAACCCTTCGATCCTCGGCTCGTGGGCGTGGTCAGCTCCGCTGTCGCACGGGCCGCGATGGAAACGGGCGTGGCCCAGCGGCCCATCGCCGACCTCGAAGCCTATAAAACCTCGCTCGACGGCTCGGTCTTCAAATCGGCGCTCCTGATGCGCCCGGTGTTTGAGGCGGCGCGCGCGAAGGCCCGGCGCATCGTCTTTGCCGAGGGCGAAGACGAACGGGTGCTGCGGGCGGCCCAGGCCATGGTCGAGGAAACCACCGAACGCCCCATCTTGATCGGACGGCCAGAGGTGATTGAGGCGCGCATCGCCCGCGCGGGCCTGACGATCAGGATCGGCGACACGGTCGATCTGGTGAACCCGGAAAACGACCCGCGCTACCGCGACTACTGGGGCACCTACCACGAATTGATGTGCCGGCGCGGCGTCTCGCCCGACATCGCCCGCGCGATCATG from Tateyamaria omphalii encodes:
- a CDS encoding thymidine phosphorylase; this encodes MSDARSIIAKLRQRQTPSRDELAWFAQGLADGSVTDAQAGAFAMAVCLNGLGDVGRVALTIAMRDSGQVLDWDVDGPVLDKHSTGGVGDCVSLVLAPALAACGAYVPMISGRGLGHTGGTLDKLDAIPGVSTQLSERRLRDVMARAGCAIVGATATVAPADKRLYAIRDVTATVESMDLITASILSKKLAAGLDGLVLDVKVGSGAFMKDASDARALADALVKTANAAGCKTTALITDMSQPLAPALGNALEVAEVMRVLSGTVQGPLVEISAALGGVLLANGGLAKDVQSGADAIVAAIADGRAAERFGMMITAMGGPMQFTENWSRFLPEATVIREITARGPGYVSAIDGEALGLAVVDLGGGRKVESDVINPAVGLSDVLRLGTKVAKGQPLCVVHAARFADADRAEAAVRAAITVGAQAPAVPELIAERVG
- a CDS encoding cytidine deaminase, with amino-acid sequence MDELKAAALKVRDNAHAPYSNFKVGAALRAGDGTVFVGCNVENVAYPEGTCAEAGAIAAMVAAGQGRIMEAYVVAGSPMPVTPCGGCRQKLAEFGAGDVRVTMATTGGIEQVMTLAELLPGAFGAAHMDGDK
- a CDS encoding cupin domain-containing protein; its protein translation is MAEVRAEIRLPTQALRDDIPFFTNVLGMRMDMIYPADDPSVAVFSGHGLRIRIEAGASEPPGMLRILTDDPDGFADGARDLVAPNGTRVEIDVLNPPLLMPETVHSFVVRRLADQAPWVIGRAGMHYRDLIPDRLGGSIIASHIRIPDGGPVPDMVHYHTVGFQLIFCYKGWVDLVYEDQGEPFRLEAGCCVIQPPEIRHRVLYASDNIEVIEIGVPAEHVTTIDHEMELPNGPARPGRRFQGQRFVHHRVDGAVWGPFRLPGFEARDTGIAEGTQGVAGVTVARRSAGDTAWAVHDSDILFTFVMEGSMTLEGQGRTPFSLGAGDAFVVPPGMATRYADLSEDIEVLEVSLPGVFTTELP
- a CDS encoding NADP-dependent malic enzyme, with product MSDTPNLRDAALAYHEFPKPGKLEIRATKPMANGRDLARAYSPGVAEACLEIKDDPANAARYTARGNLVAVVSNGSAVLGLGNIGALASKPVMEGKAVLFKKFASIDCFDIEVNESDPEKLADIVCALEPTFGAINLEDIKAPDCFIVERLCRERMNIPVFHDDQHGTAIVVGAAAKNALHVAGKTFEDIKIVSTGGGAAGIACLNMLLKLGVKRENIWLCDIHGLVYEGRAEDMNPAKAAFAQPTDKRTLDDVIDDADLFLGLSGPGVLKPEHVARMTKQPIIFALANPNPEILPDDARSVAPDAIIATGRSDFPNQVNNVLCFPFIFRGALDVGATTINDEMQLACIDGIAALARATTSAEAAAAYQGEQLTFGADYLIPKPFDPRLVGVVSSAVARAAMETGVAQRPIADLEAYKTSLDGSVFKSALLMRPVFEAARAKARRIVFAEGEDERVLRAAQAMVEETTERPILIGRPEVIEARIARAGLTIRIGDTVDLVNPENDPRYRDYWGTYHELMCRRGVSPDIARAIMRTNSTAIGAVMVHRDEADSLICGTFGEFRWHLNYVTQVLGRESYNPVGALSMMILEDGPLFVADTQVHLHPEPDQIAEIAVGAARHVRRFGIEPQIAFCSQSQFGNQGDGSGWRLREAIRMLDAQGHDFCYEGEMNIDTALDPDLRNRLFPGNRMQGAANVLVFAHADAASGVRNILKMKGGGLEVGPILMGMGNRAHIVSPSITARGLLNMSAVAGTPVAHYG